From the genome of Deltaproteobacteria bacterium:
GTTAGGGTGCATGAATAAATTGTTGACAAATCTGTAATCATATTGGAAACTGTCCAAGTATGTGGATTAATAGAGAAATTTCTAGTGTTTTGCCGGAATTGCACGCGAGTAAGCCGGTTTTGTTGATAACTGGGGCGAGGCAGACTGGGAAAACTAGTCTTTGCCAAGAAATATTTCCCCAGCATTCTTATGTTTCTCTCGATCTTCCGCGCATAGCTGAAGAAGCCGATGAGTCTGGGGAGGCGTTTTTGGCTAACTATGGCGAGCCTTTGATAATTGATGAGGTTCAGTATGCCCCTAAGCTTTTTCGTTATTTAAAACATGCCGTCGATACTAAGCGAAACGCAAATGGCAGATACATTCTAACCGGTTCGCAGAAGTTTAGCTTAATGTCTCAGGTTAGTGAAAGTCTTGCTGGAAGAGTATCTATAGTTGAGCTTCATACTCTGTCGCTTTCGGAGCTTGAGCGCTCGAGCAATAAAAGGATTGAAGGATCTCAATTGCAGCAAAGCATGTTTTTAGGGGGCTTTCCGGGTTTGCACGCAAGTGACCTCAAACCACATAGGTTTTTTGGCGATTACGTTGCAACGTACTTAGAGAGAGATGTTCGTCAGGCAATACGAGTGCAAAATCTTCGCGATTTTGATCGCTTTATGCGAATGGTGGCGATACGTACGGGTCAGCTTCTTTCGATGAATTCGCTCGCAGCGGATCTTGGTGTGAGTCCAAGTACGATAAAGAGTTGGTTATCGGTTCTTGAGGCTTCGCAGATAATATGTTTGCTTGAGCCGTACTACAACAATCCTGGCAAAAGAATCGTAAAGACCCCGAAGCTGTATTTTCTGGATACCGGACTTGCCTGTTTTCTAGCAGGGCTAAGATCGGACGAGGATCTCCGCTCCAGTGCTCTGCTAGGCCCAATGTTTGAAACTCTCGTACTGGGGCAAATAATTCGTTGGCACACTAACCGTGGGCTGAGGCCACAAGTGTATTTTTACCGAGATCACTATGGCCTCGAAGTTGATTTTGTGCTGCCCGTAGGCGAAAAGCTAAAGTTATACGAGTGTAAGTGGGCGGAAACCCCGAACAAGGTAACTAAAGCGTTTAGCGAGATGACAAAAATATTTGGCGAGGAAAACATTTTGACTAAAAGCATTATTACCCCAGTGCGGGGAAGTCGAAGAGCCCAAGATGGTATCATAATAGAAGATTGCGTCGATTTGCTAAGTCTAGCCACATAAACGCTCTTGCAAAAGAGCCCACGAGGTAATGGGGAACCTGAGCTGCTTTAAGTGAGCTTATCAAGTCTCTTAGGGTTAAGATGGGCTCGTTTAAGGGTGACTTCTCAGACATCGTTAGGAAACTTGGCGTCTGCAATTTGGCGAAATACTGTTTCTGCAATTTCCCGGCCATGAAGTCGCTCGGCATAGCGAAGGTATAACTCTTTTTTGCTAATGTCGGGGTCTTCAGCGCGTATAGCCGCAATGGCAAGCTCAGCAAGGCACGACATTAAGGAAAGTAGTTTTTCGAGGCGTTCGCTGGGCGAGAGCGCGCGGGCAAACTCATGCATCTTGTTTAACGCATCGGGTGAGGTATCAAGAGGTAACGGTTGCATGGATCCCCTAACAGCAGTGTTAAAGCGGAAGTTGAGCAAATATAGCTAAGCTTAACGCGTGGTAAGCGGGGATGGCAAATTTATTGTTTGGACCTAACTTTTTTGGGTGGAGCTCAAAGATATATTTGACACATAACAAGTGGGCACATATAATGTGTAATATGAGCCATTAAAGGTTATAACGACATGAAAAATATTACGTTGTCGCTCGATAATAAGTTATTAGTCGCGGGCCGAGAGTATGCTAAGAGCCGGGGAATGTCGCTAAATGCACTTATTAGAAAATTGCTGGCACAGACGGTTGAAAGCCCCAATGATGATTGGATGCTTGAATGTTTTGAGTTAATGGATCGGCAGATGGTAAGTTCAAAAGGAAAAAAATGGCGCAGGGAAGATCTTTACGATGTCTAAGATATTTGTCGATACGAATATCCTCGTCTATGCCCTAGATAATCAAGATAAAAAGAAAAAGCGAAAAAGTCGCGCGTTACTTCTTGAGTTGCGCTCGAGCGGTTTAATGGTGATTTCAACTCAAGTGATGCAAGAGTTTTTTGTGGTGGCAACCACTAAGTTGGGGCTTGAGCCTCTCATGGCGAAGGACATTCTGCGAACGCTTGAAAATAGCGAAGTAGTTACGGTCGACATTGATATCATAAGGGACGCAATAGATTGCAGTGTTCTAAACAAAATATCGTTTTGGGATGCGTTAATCGTAGCAAGTGCGGCGGCGGCAAAGTGTGCGGTATTGTGGTCCGAGGATCTAAATCACGGCCAGCTACTTCAGGGCGTCAGAGTTAAGAACCCTTTTGTAGAAGTAACGCCGTAAACGAAAAAAGCTTAAAAATTAGCTACGGAATAAGATCCTTCGCCGCTTGCTTCGTGTCTCGAACGATTTCTTGAACGGTCTCTTCTGCTTCATTGGTGGCGCTAGCTATCTCGC
Proteins encoded in this window:
- a CDS encoding ATP-binding protein encodes the protein MWINREISSVLPELHASKPVLLITGARQTGKTSLCQEIFPQHSYVSLDLPRIAEEADESGEAFLANYGEPLIIDEVQYAPKLFRYLKHAVDTKRNANGRYILTGSQKFSLMSQVSESLAGRVSIVELHTLSLSELERSSNKRIEGSQLQQSMFLGGFPGLHASDLKPHRFFGDYVATYLERDVRQAIRVQNLRDFDRFMRMVAIRTGQLLSMNSLAADLGVSPSTIKSWLSVLEASQIICLLEPYYNNPGKRIVKTPKLYFLDTGLACFLAGLRSDEDLRSSALLGPMFETLVLGQIIRWHTNRGLRPQVYFYRDHYGLEVDFVLPVGEKLKLYECKWAETPNKVTKAFSEMTKIFGEENILTKSIITPVRGSRRAQDGIIIEDCVDLLSLAT
- a CDS encoding PIN domain-containing protein, which produces MSKIFVDTNILVYALDNQDKKKKRKSRALLLELRSSGLMVISTQVMQEFFVVATTKLGLEPLMAKDILRTLENSEVVTVDIDIIRDAIDCSVLNKISFWDALIVASAAAAKCAVLWSEDLNHGQLLQGVRVKNPFVEVTP